CTGACCGACTGATCGAACGTCTCTGCGGACGTTATTTTTGGGGTCGatgcccagatttgcattcaGGGCAACATGGGAACTGGCGTCGATGGGGTTTGCAATTGGTACTCCCTCGAGGTCAACTGGAAGCACTTCGTTTCCTGGGGCATCTACGTTGTCTTTTTCTCCATGAAAACCAAGGCCATTGTCGATGTGTGTGGGTACTGCTCGAGAGTTCGACATGCTGATCCTGAAATCAAAAATgcttacaagaacaagtgtaaagcagtgtgtaTGTTATGAAAATTAGcaccaggcaatcactattatccttggccccacggtgggcgccaaaccgtTTACcattaaaatcggataacaattaaatttgtaagtggttttaaggatatgtgatttcacttggcacaaactgagaaatataaaaattgaagtttgaaattaactgtaaaataaAGTAAACCGATATATCATACAGCTTTGGCCCTTGAGCTAGGTTGCCCTCGCACCAACTAAGTGTATTATTGAAGAGTAAGAattaggggtgggcgttcggtcggttcggttcgattTGAAGAAATTCGGTTTGGTTATTTAATTTTCAGTTTTGTAAAAGTAGTAACCGAAATCGAACTGAAATAAGTTCGGTTCAGTTTGGTTTTCTAATTTCGGTTTGGTTTATTTCTAATCGGTTTTCGATTTGAACATTATCATATTGGGCTATTTCTATGTAATAATTGGACTGACAAATTTGTtggttttctttcaaaatttcggtAAGTTAGAATAAAATGGTAAGTTTCGTTAGAGTTAAAAGTCTTAAGGGATGGAAAATTAGGAATAGCCGATTGGGTTACTTATTTGAATTGGGTCTTTGATGGACTTCAAAATTGGGCCTATATAATTACCTATGGGCTTAGCCTATATATAACTTAAAGAatctatataataataattcgTTTTTTCGGTTAACTGAACCAAATAAATTAATAACCGACAACCGAACcgaaaaactgaaattttaaaattttaaactgaaaccgaccgaaaaaaccgaataaccgaaaccgaaataaaaatattttcggtTCGGTCGGTTTCTTCGGTTCGGACCgaaatatgcccacccctagtaaGAACTGAACTACTGAATAAGAGAGTTTAAGAGAGAAAACGTAATATATTGCTTTATTATGCATGAATTTGTGCTTACAAAATAATTgaaaccccctttatatagtagaggagttctacatATGGTACAATTTTAAATACAGAAGGAAATCTCCTGATTGGCTAATCAACCGGTCTTGACTTGATACATGCCGAGATCTCCGCCACAATCCTCGCCCGGTCACGGATTCCTCGGCTTTCTGTTATTCGACTTAGCAGGCTTCCTTCGATCTCACTAGATCTCTATCCTTCTCGGTCTCGACCTTAGCTGGTCTCGATCTCGATCGATCCCTAAATCACGAGCTAGGCAATATTTATTcatgtaacgatccaatataactTGGGATTGAACCTCGGTCTGCCATTCCGGTCTCGATTAACcaagcccgattttgaccgtacacaAATGGTTATAATTTTACTCCATATATTGTTTAGGCTACTAAAATCAAATCAACTACATTACATTTGGAAAGCATTTGAGTTCAATTTGAATTAGAAGGAAGGTAACAGGAGATTATGAAATGCTGAAACGGAAGAGTAATATACGCTGGACAAAGGATGTCAATCAAGGTTCGAGTCAAAGGACGTATGCgcattgaaaagaaaaaatgtcgTAGAATCTCAAGAAGTTCGGTGAATTATTAAGGTTCGAGTCAAAAAATGTAGTAGATAACTTGATTTACCTAACAATATATGAAGGTGAACCGTTTTCTACCTTCATCTCTTGTGGGCCTATCAATCTCAAGTCTCAAAAGTacaaatttttcttcttctttttgcaaGTGGTAATTTTAATTTGGCGATCAACTAGTTTCAGTTTGAGGTTGACCTATTTGCTTGACAAATGCATCCAAATCTTGACTAGAGCTCCCTCCCTTTTGAACAGCCTCTAAGACAGAATGATGGAGTTTACTCATTCGCTCTTTCTGTGGGTGAGCTCCACTAATTGACTCGGATAAGATATGAGCCAATTCGACTGAATCTGGGACTACTTGACAACCACCTTCGCAAGCTCTAATTCCCACTTTGAGTTGGTTAACCAACAATTCTGCACTTATAAATTGGTCTGCACCCATAGGCCATGTTAGAATGAGCACGTTAGAGGATATGCCTTCTAGTACCGAGTTCCATCCGCAATGAGTCAAGAAAACGCTCACAGTTCGATGACTTAGTATCGCAACTTGTGGAGCCCAACCTTTGATTATCAACCCTCTATTTGCTACTCGATTCTCATATTCTTTCGTGACCACGTCCACGTTGCCTGCCACGTGTCCTTCCTCTTGAATTCTCAAGCACCACACGAAATTCACCCCACTACACTCCAAGGCCCTCGCCAGGGCATCCGCTTGCTGTCGTGTCAACATTGCACGACTCCCGAAGCTCACGTAAACAACTGAATCATCGGCCTTTTCGTCTAACCACGTCATCACTTCATCACGTGGCATCACACTCAACCCGCCACGTTGAAAATAATATGGACCTACCATATTATTGTCCAAAGGTAGCAAGGGCCCAACGGCCCAAACCCTATCATGGCCCATTTCTTTCTTTACTCGATCGATAAAAACACCCTCTATTTCTCTACAAGAGTTAAACACAACACCCCAACTCTTCATATTTTCAAAGTAACCACCTCTCAAGAATTCCCAATCGGCGTCTCCTTTTTTGTACTGACTGCTCAACGTACACACTTTCCACCGAGGATATTCCGGCGTATTGGGAATATTAGTGAAAGTGATCAAAGAGTTCTCATTAGTTGTAGACAAGATTTCTTCAACGTTGCTCCATGTATGACTTATAACTAAGCAAGTAAAAGCTCCGGACGGCCAAAAGGCAATACGTCGAACACCTAGTCGGAATGCCAGTTTATCAGTCCAACCAAGGAAGAAATCTGAGATAATGGCCACAGGAGGTGATGGGTGGGTACGGAACCAATCGACAATCGGATTGTAAAGCTCAGAGGTTGCACGAACCCTTGCAGCAAAACTGGATCCAGCAGGGAGTTCAGGAAATGAAAGGCAAAGTGTTTGAATAGAATCGGAAGGGTGAATTGCTCGGATTGGCTCGAGTAATGGTAGGTTTTGAGGTGTGACAAGAATTGTGAGTTTTAGGTGATGATTTATGAGGTGGTTGGCTAGGTCAAGGAGGGGGATTATGTGACCTGCAGTTGGAAATGGAAATAGGAGAACTTGTGCTCCAGAAAACGCCATTACGTTTTAGCTCAAACCAAGACTTTAATTTTTGTCAAGTATTGCATGTTTGCACACTAATTTGGTTTATAGTATGATATGTTAGGTGACTTCTGATGTCATGCCTGACGCTTACAAAGTATTATATTTCAAAGTTTGGATGGTTTGTCTTCTTTTTTCCAAacaaatgataaaagttcaaagttGTTAATCCACCATTATTGGGATCACTTGATACACAAACTAAATTATTCTGGATGGACTAATTCATTCCACGTGGGAATGAGATAATATAATCTCAAGTTTGATGAGATAAGATATGATATTTTGTATTACGATTGGGAGATAAATTTATTCCCTCAACTAAATATGGTATAAATTTAATCTCACACCTTATCCCATTTTatctgtgatgacccgataggtcatcttatattttagaacctaattctgtgttttgaggtctcaaaaacctcattttagccttcctcgatttgcatgcgcagtctggGTGTTATttcggaaggcttatatgttaaaaactgataaaaataaaaatatttgccttagaaattcatttaagttgatttcggtcaacgttttgagcaaacggatccggatccgtgttttgacggtcccggtaggtccgaattcggaggtccctaacccgagttattgatttttgttgaaaatagaaagtttgaaagatttatgatatttaagaatCGACTGATGTTTGGATTTATTGATAtcgagtccgtattttggtttcgaatcCCGatacaggtccactataatatttatgacttgtctgtcgaatttggtgagaaacggagttgatttgacgtgattcagacgttcggttgtgaaaatagaagttttaaagtctttttgaaaatttcctttgatttggtgtccgattcatagttttaggcattatttgggtgttttgatcgcgcgagcgagttcgtatgatattttaggacttgtgtgtatgtttggtttggaatcccgagggttcgggtgagtttcggataggctacagggtGAATTGGACTTTGAAAAATCTGGTGTTTTGCTGCAGCTGGTGTTCTGGTgcgttgtgcttcgcgatcgcgaagccattctcgcgatcgcgaaggggatcTAGGTTGAGGGAGGATTTTtttcactacgcgaacgcgagaccatgatcgcgaacgcggagcattggggggCTTGCTCTACTCGAACGCGACCCGTCATACGCGAACACGTAGCTTTAGCTAGGCTGGGCAGGGGGCTTAAGGTgactctatgcgaatgcgagccctgtcttgcgaacgcgaaggtgagGCGGGTTCGCGTGAACACTGATGCCCAGTGATAAAACAGTCCCAATTACGGGATTCTTgccattctttcaaaaatttcaaactttAAAGACCTAGAGGCAATTCTTCCATAAGATTTTCTTCCCAattcgttggtaagtgattctaacctactttctttcaattacccattacattttatgagttttcaacctaaaatctaagtttttcatggtggaaattaggggtttgggtagaattagggatttttgcataattggaatttagac
This DNA window, taken from Nicotiana tabacum cultivar K326 chromosome 15, ASM71507v2, whole genome shotgun sequence, encodes the following:
- the LOC107804076 gene encoding UDP-glycosyltransferase 89B2-like, whose product is MAFSGAQVLLFPFPTAGHIIPLLDLANHLINHHLKLTILVTPQNLPLLEPIRAIHPSDSIQTLCLSFPELPAGSSFAARVRATSELYNPIVDWFRTHPSPPVAIISDFFLGWTDKLAFRLGVRRIAFWPSGAFTCLVISHTWSNVEEILSTTNENSLITFTNIPNTPEYPRWKVCTLSSQYKKGDADWEFLRGGYFENMKSWGVVFNSCREIEGVFIDRVKKEMGHDRVWAVGPLLPLDNNMVGPYYFQRGGLSVMPRDEVMTWLDEKADDSVVYVSFGSRAMLTRQQADALARALECSGVNFVWCLRIQEEGHVAGNVDVVTKEYENRVANRGLIIKGWAPQVAILSHRTVSVFLTHCGWNSVLEGISSNVLILTWPMGADQFISAELLVNQLKVGIRACEGGCQVVPDSVELAHILSESISGAHPQKERMSKLHHSVLEAVQKGGSSSQDLDAFVKQIGQPQTETS